TCATGTTCGTGTTGGGGATATGAGCTCGGCGAGGGTGTTGTTTGATGAGATGTTAGAGAGGTGTATAGCGAATGCGGCTACTTGGAATACTATGATTGATGGATACGCGAGGCTCGGTGATGTTGAGTCTGCAGGGATGTTGTTTGATCAAATGCCAGCCAGGGATTTGATCTCGTGGACAGCAATGATTAATTGTTATTGTCAGAACAAGAGATTCGGAGAAGCGTTGGCTGTGTTTGATGAGATGAGGATCAATGGGGTTAGTCCTGATGCAGTGACCATGTCAACTGTTGTTTCGGCTTGTGCTCATCTGGGGGCTTTAGACTTGGGGAAAGAGATACATTATTATGTAATGCGGAATGGGTTTGATCTTGATGTTTATATTGGGTCTGCGTTGATTGATATGTATGCGAAATGTGGTGCATTGGACAGAGCTCTTGTGGTTTTCTTTAACTTGCGGGAGAAGAATCTGTTCTGTTGGAATTCAGTTATTGAAGGGCTTGCGGCTCATGGAGATGCCGAAAAAGCACTAGCAATGTTTAGCAAGATGGCCAGGGAGAAGATCAAGCCAAATGGGGTTACTTTTGTAAGTGTTTTAAGTGCCTGCACCCATGCCGGGCTAGTAGAAGAAGGGCGTAGGAGATTTTCAAGCATGACCCAAGATTATTCCATTTCACCTGGAGCTGAACATTATGGATGCATGGTGGATCTATTAAGCAGAGCTGGCTTGCTTGACGATGCATTAGAGTTGATAAGAAGCATGAAACTAAAACCTAACTCTGTTATCTGGGGTGCCTTGTTGGGTGGATGCAAGCTTCATAAAAATCTGGAGATTGCAAAAGTTTCGGTCAATGAATTGATGGTGTTGGAGCCAAACAATAGTGGGCATTACAACCTTATAGTTAACATGTACGCCGACGTCAATCGCTGGGGAGAAGTTGCAGATGTACGAGCAATTATGAAGCAACTGGGAGTACAAAAGACATCTCCTGGGTCCAGCTGGATTGAAATCGAAAGGAAAATCCATACATTCGCAGCATCTGACAAGTCTCATGCAGCTTCTGGTGAAATTCACTCGTTTCTTGCAGAACTATACGGGCAGATGAAGCTTGATGTATATCTTCCTGAACTTGCTTCTGCCTTGTAGCAGTCCAGTATTGAAGTGTGAAATTACCATCCAAATAGTAAATGGGAATGGGTTGAAACTTATGTGGCAAAGTGTACTGAGGAACTAGGAAAAACTTCCGCTTGGATGCTGATCCTGCAGAGCCATACTAGAGACAGAAGTGGTTTCACTCTTTGTTAAACCCCATGGAAGTGAACATGATAATTGATCATGTATATGCTGATTTATTTTGTTGCCAATTTATTATGAGGCCACTTCTGATAATTGATTTCCACGTACACCATTTAACTGTGAGGCCACAGTAAAATGATCTCTGACAAACATGGTGGATGTTGGCAGGTTGAATACAGTACAAATGCTGTATTAAAACTCAGTTCAGATGAGTTATGGCTTGAGAAACAATAAGCAAGAATTCCCCTGGAAAGCTCTGCTAAACTACATGCTAATCGATGGTTCTGGGATTGGATAGCTCAATAGGTGAGTATTTACTACAGAGAAAACTGGTCTATTAAATCCTTTTTGCACCGGTCCACATTCACATACAACGGGGTTTGCCTTCTTGCTGTAATCTTAGTCATATGAAAGTCTATCAGAAATAGAATATTCCCTCAAAATAGGGTCAAATGAAAAAGATAAGAAAACTTATAGCTACTAATCATTTTTGTTCATCACTAGCTTGGAAGGTGAGAAGTGAGAAGGAAAAAGTAACAAGAATGGTTATATTTTTTTTTTGGTCTGAACAAGAATGGCTATATAGGAGCTAAAAATGCTGCCCAAACTAACACCGACGGAGTCATGACATGTTAATACTGCACTGTAGGACCATCTGGATTTGACAATTCAAAACCACCAGTTTTTAGGGTTTTGACAGTCACTAACATGGCCTCAGTGCAGTGTGAAGTGAGTCAGAGCTACCATTTTGAACACCAACTCTGTAATACCCAGTATATTCTCCATAGAGAGTGTCCCTGTATATTGGGGGGTTGGTCTCAGATAGAAGCTGCTTTATCGGTCCATATGACTTGACACGTTTGTCACTATCCATAGAAACGAAGAAAGACGCAACTGATATTCACGGCTTGACTACCGAGGGAAAACTCTATGCTGCACGCTCTTGAACTTGTTATTAGTAACTAGCTGTTTACAGGCACCAGAAGAAGTTCAGAAGTAATACAATAGTAACAGTGGACTTGAACAATTAACAGTATATGAGTTTAAGTTTAATTATAATATATCATAGATGTGTAACCTTCTTATTTCTGTTTTTTTTTTTTTTTTTTTTCTCTTTTCTTTCTCAGGATGTATTGAAGAGAAATATGTAAGAACAGAACCCAGTACCTGCTTAAAGTCACCAAGATTTGCTAAGGAAAGCTTCATTCACTGGCGGCACATCAACCCATTGATCCTTGTGGAGAACTTGGAGGCCCCCAATAATGTCATGCAGGACTAAGGTAAGAAATGATGGGTCAGAGTGTTTGATTGTGCCTAGAGTCAGTTCAGGCTCAGGGAAAATTGGCTAATTTTGGCATGACAATTGAAAGATTTCAGGCACCCATGTGTGTCAGGTGATCCTTGCTAAGCCATGATGCTTCTAATAGTAATTCGGGTGGCACTTTCTGAAGTTCAGTCAGGTTTTTGATATACTCACTCATTTCACGTCTGCAAACACATGATGTAGTCATGAATTGTTCAAAACTCAATCTTTTAGAACAAAGGATATAATCATCATAAAGGCTGGCTCTAGAGGTAAAAGGGTACCTGCACACTTTTGGCAGTGCCTTAAAGTACCATTTAGCATCTACGGCTCTGCAGAAAAAGGTGTCTCTCCAATCTGCTCCTGATTTTGCACACAATTTTGGATCTCCACTGCCATTTAGCTTGCTTCTTATAGTCACGAGAGTACAACTCCATCTTGTCTTCTGGGGCCTGCTCATGGAATCTATGAATACCATCAAACATCTCCTCCATGATAGCAAGTGGCCATGGTTAACTGTTTGAAATAAAACCCCATGTTTCGCATGCATCTTTAAGTGCATTGACCATTTCCTTCGACCATTCCCAATGCCTGTGACAGTAATAACTAAGATTTGAAGCTTGACAGTACTCTTTTCTGCTGATGTGTACTTTACAGTCTCTGGTGGGTGGATGAAAATTCTGGGAATCCTGGTCACCCCGGAGTATGCAAGCCCTATGACACTTATATTGAGGTCAGCAGATGCACAAATTCCCTTTCTATTTCTGCAATGTAGTCTGCTTCTGACATCTTATTATTGTTGTTTAGTTGAAAGTTTTTCACTTGATCTGCTGAAGATGATGCCTATGGCTGTTGAAGGTGAACAAGGTTTCACCAGGTATGTATTTCTGTTTTAATTTATTCAGTGTCTGTTCAATTTGGTTATTGATGCTAAGTTTTATCAAGTCATCTTTAGGAATAGTCTGCGTAGGCCGGATTATAACTTAGAATGTTTTCCTTTGTCATCCACATCAATTATTATAGATTGAGCCGCTTCTTCCTGATGGTAACCGGCTATCTAGCAAAATAGATGTATCAATGC
The window above is part of the Fragaria vesca subsp. vesca linkage group LG2, FraVesHawaii_1.0, whole genome shotgun sequence genome. Proteins encoded here:
- the LOC101295975 gene encoding pentatricopeptide repeat-containing protein At1g06145-like, which encodes MIKTNTIQDSFFTNQLITASSSLSRLNHAALAFSHIQNPNAFVYNAMIKASVHCGHPFQGLLCFINMLRNRVFPTSYTYPSLIKACASVSVMGFGEGVHGRVWKTGFDSHVYVQTALIDLYSKLGRVGDARKVFDEMPDRDGFAWTTMVASHVRVGDMSSARVLFDEMLERCIANAATWNTMIDGYARLGDVESAGMLFDQMPARDLISWTAMINCYCQNKRFGEALAVFDEMRINGVSPDAVTMSTVVSACAHLGALDLGKEIHYYVMRNGFDLDVYIGSALIDMYAKCGALDRALVVFFNLREKNLFCWNSVIEGLAAHGDAEKALAMFSKMAREKIKPNGVTFVSVLSACTHAGLVEEGRRRFSSMTQDYSISPGAEHYGCMVDLLSRAGLLDDALELIRSMKLKPNSVIWGALLGGCKLHKNLEIAKVSVNELMVLEPNNSGHYNLIVNMYADVNRWGEVADVRAIMKQLGVQKTSPGSSWIEIERKIHTFAASDKSHAASGEIHSFLAELYGQMKLDVYLPELASAL